Proteins encoded in a region of the Pseudomonas shahriarae genome:
- a CDS encoding fumarate hydratase encodes MTVIKQDDLIQSVADALQFISYYHPVDFIQAMHEAYLREESPAARDSMAQILINSRMCATGHRPICQDTGIVTVFVRVGMDVRWDGATMGLDDMINEGVRRAYNLPENVLRASILADPAGARKNTKDNTPAVIHYSIVPGNTVEVDVAAKGGGSENKSKMAMLNPSDSIVDWVLKTVPTMGAGWCPPGMLGIGIGGTAEKAAVMAKEVLMESIDIHELKKRGPSNRIEEMRLELFEKVNQLGIGAQGLGGLTTVLDVKIMDYPTHAASLPVCMIPNCAATRHAHFVLDGSGPASLEAPPLDAYPEIVWEAGPSARRVNLDTLTPEDVQSWKPGETVLLNGKMLTGRDAAHKRMVEMLNKGETLPVDLKGRFIYYVGPVDPVREEVVGPAGPTTATRMDKFTRQILEQTGLLGMIGKSERGPTAIEAIKDHKAVYLMAVGGAAYLVAQAIKKSRVVAFAELGMEAIYEFDVKDMPVTVAVDSKGESVHITGPAIWQKKISESLAVEVQ; translated from the coding sequence ATGACCGTGATCAAGCAAGACGACCTGATTCAGAGCGTTGCCGACGCCCTGCAATTCATTTCCTACTACCACCCCGTTGACTTCATCCAGGCGATGCACGAGGCCTACCTGCGCGAAGAATCGCCGGCAGCCCGTGACTCCATGGCGCAGATCCTGATCAACTCGCGCATGTGTGCCACCGGCCACCGCCCGATCTGCCAGGACACCGGGATCGTCACCGTGTTCGTACGCGTGGGCATGGATGTGCGTTGGGATGGCGCCACCATGGGCCTGGACGACATGATCAACGAAGGCGTGCGTCGCGCCTACAACCTGCCGGAAAACGTCCTGCGCGCCTCGATCCTCGCCGACCCGGCCGGTGCGCGCAAAAACACCAAGGACAACACCCCGGCCGTGATCCACTACTCCATCGTCCCGGGTAACACCGTGGAAGTGGACGTGGCCGCCAAAGGCGGTGGTTCCGAGAACAAGTCGAAAATGGCCATGCTCAACCCGTCCGACTCGATTGTCGACTGGGTGCTCAAGACCGTTCCGACCATGGGCGCCGGCTGGTGCCCACCGGGCATGCTCGGCATCGGCATCGGCGGCACCGCCGAGAAAGCCGCAGTGATGGCCAAGGAGGTGTTGATGGAATCCATCGACATCCACGAGCTGAAAAAGCGCGGCCCGTCCAACCGTATCGAAGAGATGCGCCTGGAGCTGTTCGAGAAGGTCAACCAACTGGGGATCGGCGCCCAGGGCCTGGGTGGCCTGACCACCGTGCTCGACGTGAAGATCATGGACTACCCGACCCACGCCGCCTCGTTGCCGGTGTGCATGATCCCCAACTGCGCCGCCACCCGTCACGCGCACTTCGTGCTCGACGGCTCCGGCCCGGCCTCGCTGGAAGCGCCACCGCTGGACGCGTACCCGGAAATCGTCTGGGAAGCCGGCCCGTCGGCCCGTCGCGTCAACCTCGACACCCTGACCCCGGAAGACGTGCAAAGCTGGAAGCCGGGCGAAACCGTCCTGCTCAACGGCAAGATGCTCACCGGTCGCGACGCGGCGCACAAGCGCATGGTCGAGATGCTGAACAAGGGTGAAACCCTGCCGGTGGACCTCAAGGGTCGCTTTATCTACTACGTCGGCCCGGTAGATCCGGTGCGCGAAGAAGTGGTTGGCCCGGCTGGCCCGACCACCGCCACGCGGATGGACAAGTTCACCCGCCAGATCCTCGAACAAACCGGCCTGCTGGGCATGATCGGCAAATCCGAGCGCGGCCCGACCGCCATCGAAGCGATCAAGGACCACAAGGCCGTGTACCTGATGGCCGTCGGCGGCGCTGCTTACCTGGTGGCGCAAGCCATCAAGAAGTCGCGCGTGGTCGCTTTCGCCGAACTGGGCATGGAAGCGATCTACGAGTTCGACGTCAAGGACATGCCGGTCACTGTTGCCGTCGACAGCAAGGGCGAGTCGGTACACATCACTGGCCCTGCCATCTGGCAGAAAAAGATCAGTGAGAGCCTGGCGGTAGAGGTGCAGTAA
- a CDS encoding ATP-binding protein, protein MIAIPRPLRLTFYSLLIIAGAVLAAALAMRQAERQSLVDDAGRANQQLALYANSLHTLIERYRALPAVLALDSEMIRALQGPLDPATQDVLNHKLERINGAAQSSTLELMDRTGLAVAASNWRLPSSYVGHNYAFRPYFSQTRSQGTGRFYAVGVTTGIPGYFLSSAVLDEQEQFLGAMVVKLEFPELEREWAQGDDLLLVSDARGIVFIANKPGWRYRNLRPLSANDLAELKATRQYDKKQLQPLDTQTLQRFDENSHLMRVAGPEGNANYIWESLPLKAEGWTLHLLRKPQVAFEDQRNAGLAAAGLWLTLVFLVLFLSQRWRLARLRQRSRAELESLVEERTRALRTAQDGLVQSAKLAALGQMSAALAHEINQPLTAQRMQLATLRLLLDHGRIDDAYQALTPLDDMLTRMAALTGHLKTFARKSPSGLRERLDLATVVDQSLQLLDARLRDEAIGTVLDLTRPAWVRGDAIRLEQVLINLLRNALDAMANKPRKRLEIRLHADQQLWHLSVSDSGGGIAEEHLNNVFDPFFTTKPVGDGLGLGLAVSYAIVHELGGRLIAANQGDGAVFTLILPIALEAPDLC, encoded by the coding sequence ATGATCGCGATCCCTCGCCCATTGCGTCTGACCTTCTACTCCCTGCTGATTATCGCCGGTGCCGTTTTGGCCGCCGCTCTTGCCATGCGCCAGGCCGAACGCCAGTCCCTGGTGGACGATGCCGGCCGTGCCAATCAGCAACTGGCGCTGTACGCCAACTCCCTGCACACCCTGATTGAACGTTACCGCGCCCTGCCCGCCGTACTGGCCCTGGATTCGGAAATGATCCGCGCCTTGCAAGGCCCGCTGGATCCGGCGACCCAGGACGTGCTCAACCACAAACTGGAACGCATCAACGGTGCCGCGCAGTCGTCGACCCTGGAGCTGATGGACCGCACCGGCCTGGCCGTGGCGGCCAGCAACTGGCGGTTGCCCAGTAGCTATGTCGGCCACAACTATGCGTTTCGCCCGTATTTCAGCCAGACCCGCAGCCAGGGCACCGGGCGCTTTTATGCGGTGGGGGTGACCACCGGGATTCCGGGGTATTTCCTGTCCAGCGCAGTGCTGGATGAGCAGGAGCAGTTTCTCGGCGCCATGGTGGTGAAACTGGAGTTCCCGGAACTGGAGCGCGAATGGGCCCAGGGCGACGACCTGCTATTGGTCAGCGATGCCCGGGGCATTGTGTTTATCGCCAATAAACCCGGATGGCGTTACCGCAACCTGCGCCCGCTGTCGGCCAACGATCTGGCCGAGCTCAAGGCCACGCGCCAATACGATAAAAAACAACTGCAGCCCCTGGACACCCAGACCTTGCAGCGCTTTGACGAAAACAGTCACTTGATGCGCGTCGCCGGGCCCGAAGGCAATGCCAACTACATCTGGGAATCCCTGCCTCTCAAAGCCGAAGGCTGGACCCTGCACCTGCTGCGCAAACCCCAGGTCGCCTTTGAAGACCAACGTAACGCCGGCCTCGCCGCCGCTGGCCTGTGGTTGACCCTGGTGTTCCTGGTGCTGTTCCTCAGCCAGCGCTGGCGCCTCGCCCGCTTGCGCCAGCGCAGCCGCGCAGAGCTTGAGAGCCTGGTGGAGGAACGCACCCGGGCCTTGCGCACCGCCCAGGATGGCCTGGTGCAATCGGCCAAGCTGGCGGCGCTGGGACAGATGTCCGCGGCCCTGGCCCATGAAATCAACCAGCCACTGACTGCCCAGCGCATGCAACTGGCCACCTTGCGCCTGCTGCTCGACCACGGGCGTATCGACGACGCCTACCAGGCCCTGACGCCGTTGGACGACATGCTCACCCGCATGGCCGCCCTCACCGGCCACCTCAAGACCTTCGCCCGCAAAAGCCCCAGTGGCCTGCGCGAACGCCTGGACCTGGCGACCGTGGTCGACCAGTCCCTGCAGTTGCTCGACGCACGCCTGCGGGACGAAGCCATCGGCACCGTGCTCGACCTGACCCGTCCGGCCTGGGTGCGCGGCGATGCCATTCGCCTGGAACAAGTACTGATCAACCTGCTGCGCAATGCCCTGGACGCCATGGCCAACAAGCCACGCAAGCGCCTGGAAATCCGCCTGCATGCCGATCAACAACTGTGGCACCTGAGCGTCAGCGACAGCGGCGGTGGGATTGCCGAGGAACACCTGAACAATGTGTTCGACCCGTTTTTTACCACCAAGCCGGTGGGGGACGGGCTCGGACTTGGGCTGGCGGTGTCGTACGCTATCGTGCATGAACTGGGGGGGCGCCTGATTGCTGCCAACCAGGGAGACGGCGCCGTCTTCACCCTGATCCTGCCCATCGCGCTGGAGGCGCCAGACCTATGCTGA